One window of Gloeothece citriformis PCC 7424 genomic DNA carries:
- a CDS encoding carbon-nitrogen hydrolase family protein, whose product MKSYLAAAIQMTSKPDLEKNLSQAEELIELAVHKGAELIGLPENFAFLGNEEDKLAQSEAIALKSEKFLKTMAQRFQITLLGGGFPVPVEANGSKAYNTASLIDKDGTEVACYRKVHLFDVNVPDGNTYLESNTVMAGKEFPPLYVSEELGTIGLSICYDVRFPELYRYLSAKGADLLCIPAAFTAYTGKDHWKILLQARAIENTCYVIAPAQTGNHYARRYTHGHAMIIDPWGVILADAGETPGMAIAEINPIRLEQVRQQMPSLKHRVLS is encoded by the coding sequence ATGAAATCCTACCTAGCGGCAGCGATTCAAATGACCAGCAAACCTGACTTAGAGAAAAATTTAAGTCAGGCAGAAGAATTAATAGAACTAGCAGTCCATAAAGGGGCAGAATTGATCGGATTGCCAGAAAATTTTGCTTTTTTGGGCAATGAAGAAGATAAATTAGCCCAATCTGAAGCGATCGCCCTTAAAAGTGAAAAATTTCTCAAAACAATGGCGCAACGGTTTCAAATCACTCTGTTAGGAGGAGGATTTCCCGTTCCTGTCGAAGCTAATGGCTCAAAAGCTTATAACACTGCGTCTCTAATCGATAAAGATGGGACAGAAGTGGCCTGTTATCGGAAAGTTCATCTTTTTGATGTGAATGTTCCTGATGGCAACACCTATCTCGAATCGAATACCGTCATGGCCGGAAAAGAGTTTCCCCCTCTGTATGTTTCAGAAGAGTTGGGGACGATCGGCCTATCTATCTGTTATGATGTGAGATTTCCCGAACTGTATCGTTATCTTTCTGCTAAAGGGGCTGATCTTCTCTGTATTCCGGCTGCTTTTACGGCTTATACGGGTAAAGATCATTGGAAAATTTTACTACAAGCTAGGGCAATTGAAAATACTTGTTATGTTATTGCACCTGCACAAACGGGAAATCATTATGCCAGACGCTATACTCATGGTCACGCCATGATTATTGATCCTTGGGGAGTCATTTTAGCCGATGCCGGAGAAACTCCCGGTATGGCGATCGCAGAAATTAATCCGATTCGTCTTGAACAAGTCAGACAACAAATGCCTTCTTTAAAACATCGGGTTTTGAGTTAA
- a CDS encoding YkgJ family cysteine cluster protein — MNNEQEKLETQLERSEFFTHTLLSQYSTRINEIESFLYAVIDILIQKGIVSADDFAKAVAQVRQEIVEKGESCNPNLALRMDREQDDEFIPVNCQERLPICQAVCCKLDFALSPQEVESGQIKWDLGRPYFIRQEKEGYCTHNDPETKGCKIYENRPSVCKKYSCAKDERIWKDFEKMELNQEWINHYTQQKRPKLIG, encoded by the coding sequence ATGAATAACGAACAAGAAAAACTGGAAACTCAACTAGAACGGAGTGAATTTTTTACTCATACCCTTTTAAGTCAATATTCTACTCGAATTAATGAAATAGAATCTTTTCTCTATGCCGTTATTGATATTTTAATTCAAAAAGGGATTGTTTCCGCCGATGATTTTGCCAAAGCTGTTGCACAAGTCCGACAAGAAATAGTAGAAAAAGGAGAAAGCTGTAATCCTAACTTGGCCTTAAGAATGGATAGAGAACAAGATGATGAATTTATTCCGGTTAATTGTCAAGAAAGATTACCCATTTGTCAAGCTGTATGTTGTAAGTTAGATTTTGCTTTAAGTCCTCAAGAAGTTGAGTCTGGACAAATTAAATGGGATCTCGGTCGTCCTTATTTTATTAGACAGGAAAAAGAGGGTTATTGTACCCATAATGATCCAGAAACTAAAGGCTGTAAAATTTATGAAAATCGTCCATCAGTCTGTAAAAAATATAGTTGTGCTAAAGATGAAAGAATCTGGAAAGACTTTGAAAAAATGGAATTAAATCAAGAATGGATTAACCATTATACTCAACAAAAACGACCCAAATTAATAGGTTAA
- a CDS encoding polyprenyl synthetase family protein, translated as MNWLTPLYPIIKDYLLAQIPPQWTQLYQLTDSWFQTEIIPEIIPVVAACKAVGGDPNQTIPLCAALLASAISIRILDDLQDQDKPNALHHVIGSASALNYADTFKTLAFKIIGDLSLKNKADGSPLYQAFIDGYFTLLAGQERDIQGMSRTWEDCWQTIEMKTGYSYAMATALGAMIGTNHQEWIQICKIYGYHLGLAIQIFNDLEGIWQPVGKSDLHRGKITLPLLYGLECSHPDREELLSIIEDHQIIVKSQRIKEILDKIEAKNYLIWMALQHRDCALQIIKVFPDEEGKKALEYRFTAMYGDLDQLLEPKEESELLKIENNTYQSMGLNLRNQLRQS; from the coding sequence ATGAACTGGTTAACCCCCCTTTACCCCATTATTAAAGACTATCTTCTCGCCCAAATTCCCCCTCAATGGACACAACTTTATCAATTAACTGATAGTTGGTTTCAAACTGAAATTATCCCAGAAATTATCCCAGTGGTTGCTGCTTGTAAAGCGGTAGGAGGAGATCCTAATCAGACCATTCCTTTGTGTGCCGCCTTGTTAGCCAGTGCCATCAGTATTCGCATTTTAGATGATTTACAAGACCAAGACAAACCTAATGCTTTACATCATGTGATTGGGTCTGCTTCTGCCTTAAATTATGCTGATACTTTTAAAACATTAGCCTTTAAAATTATCGGGGATTTATCCTTAAAAAATAAAGCTGATGGCTCGCCATTATATCAAGCTTTTATAGACGGTTATTTTACCTTGCTTGCCGGACAAGAAAGAGATATACAAGGGATGAGTAGAACCTGGGAAGACTGTTGGCAAACTATCGAAATGAAAACCGGTTATAGTTATGCAATGGCTACCGCTTTAGGAGCAATGATAGGCACAAATCATCAAGAATGGATACAAATCTGTAAAATTTACGGGTATCATCTCGGTTTAGCGATCCAAATTTTTAATGATTTAGAGGGAATTTGGCAACCGGTCGGAAAATCCGATTTACATCGAGGGAAAATTACTCTACCCCTATTATACGGGCTTGAATGTTCTCATCCCGATCGAGAAGAATTATTATCTATTATTGAAGATCATCAAATTATTGTTAAATCCCAGAGAATCAAAGAAATTTTAGATAAAATAGAGGCAAAAAATTATTTAATTTGGATGGCTTTACAACATCGAGATTGTGCCTTACAAATTATTAAAGTATTTCCTGATGAAGAAGGAAAGAAAGCTCTAGAATATCGATTTACGGCTATGTATGGAGATTTAGACCAATTACTTGAACCTAAAGAAGAGTCAGAGCTTTTAAAAATTGAGAATAACACTTATCAATCTATGGGATTAAATTTAAGAAATCAATTAAGACAGAGTTAA
- a CDS encoding phosphatase PAP2 family protein encodes MSNYSIQSPIIQAIHTAVQGRARYKVNRLYHSESLKRYLESELSEYKGINQVRANVWTGNILVIFDKEISLDSLSKILQNVVLDYRQHRDELLRKNLSATSVRQEELVLSGVNQSVASTPQSLSELDNKKDIEGIDEPDFLNRNGYHKNGSLVMINTLLNKSLNQANKHLIWIGGTVGTLAIATGLLHYFKLDTAILLFLQKLHTPILDRIMLGITFLGEPGTLLLVCLGLIISPLTPKRKETTTTLSLATLGAVSLNYWLKIRFGRLRPALWRQIIRVRHYSFPSGHAMMSSVTYGFIAYLLSKQFPQRRTEILAVSSILIVAIGLSRLYLGVHWPTDVLAGYAVGLVWLSACIFFVEL; translated from the coding sequence ATGAGCAATTATTCCATTCAATCTCCTATTATTCAAGCAATACACACGGCTGTTCAAGGAAGGGCTAGATATAAGGTTAATCGGCTTTATCATTCGGAATCATTAAAAAGATATCTTGAAAGTGAATTATCAGAGTATAAAGGCATCAATCAAGTTCGTGCTAATGTTTGGACGGGAAATATTTTAGTTATCTTTGATAAAGAGATCAGTCTTGATAGCCTCAGTAAAATTCTTCAAAATGTTGTTTTAGATTATAGACAACATAGGGATGAACTTCTCAGAAAAAATTTGAGTGCTACCTCAGTAAGACAAGAGGAATTGGTATTATCGGGGGTAAATCAGTCTGTCGCTTCAACACCTCAATCTCTGAGCGAACTGGACAATAAAAAGGACATTGAAGGTATAGATGAGCCAGATTTTCTTAACCGAAATGGCTATCACAAAAATGGGTCACTGGTGATGATAAATACCCTGTTGAATAAATCTTTAAACCAAGCCAATAAACACCTAATTTGGATCGGGGGAACGGTGGGAACTCTTGCCATTGCGACTGGGTTACTCCATTATTTTAAACTGGATACGGCTATTTTACTCTTTCTTCAAAAGCTACACACCCCAATTCTTGACCGTATCATGTTAGGAATTACTTTTTTAGGAGAACCCGGCACATTACTATTAGTTTGTTTAGGCTTAATCATTAGTCCCCTGACTCCTAAACGAAAAGAAACCACCACAACTTTAAGCCTTGCGACTCTTGGGGCAGTGAGTTTAAATTATTGGTTAAAAATCCGATTTGGCCGCTTACGTCCTGCTTTATGGAGGCAAATTATTAGAGTTAGGCATTATAGTTTTCCTAGCGGTCACGCGATGATGTCGAGCGTAACTTACGGGTTTATTGCTTATTTATTAAGTAAACAATTTCCCCAAAGACGAACAGAAATTTTGGCCGTTAGCTCTATTTTAATTGTTGCGATCGGCTTAAGTCGGCTATATTTAGGAGTACATTGGCCAACGGATGTATTGGCGGGTTATGCTGTTGGTTTAGTGTGGTTAAGTGCTTGTATTTTCTTTGTAGAGTTATAG
- a CDS encoding YaaW family protein yields MDELRSALELATEEELQQLTQILFSRKFNPLDYLQAPDPIAVQSQDWNSWLDAIEKRFRYLAADGITVLKGKTQQVSYREALIRVCHYLKIPYSNQMTTTDIEAEIFLQLIKKAWKRLPETDKKSLTIKIQQSLAQSALPEPLPVQLQHNPINLVLKGSSAFAVSSVIKPLILRQIAYQFTLHFARYQATSSALVTGGSLAAASVENQLALQAAKRGMVMTAARYGTIRSLFAVVGPILWGWFIADLGWRAIATNYGRIIPAIFALAQIRLTREDCWEFA; encoded by the coding sequence TTGGACGAATTAAGATCAGCCCTGGAGTTAGCGACAGAAGAGGAACTACAACAATTAACCCAAATCCTCTTTAGTCGTAAATTTAATCCCTTAGACTATTTACAAGCACCCGATCCCATTGCCGTACAAAGTCAAGATTGGAATAGTTGGTTAGATGCGATCGAGAAACGCTTTCGATATCTAGCCGCCGATGGAATAACGGTTTTAAAAGGAAAAACTCAACAAGTCAGTTACCGAGAAGCCTTAATTCGAGTCTGTCACTATCTAAAAATTCCCTACTCGAATCAAATGACCACCACTGACATAGAAGCAGAAATCTTTTTACAGTTGATTAAAAAAGCTTGGAAACGTTTACCAGAAACAGATAAAAAATCTCTCACGATAAAAATACAACAATCTTTAGCTCAATCTGCTCTCCCCGAACCCTTACCGGTTCAACTTCAACATAATCCGATTAATCTAGTTCTCAAAGGCAGTAGTGCTTTTGCGGTTAGTTCCGTTATTAAACCCCTAATTCTCAGACAAATCGCCTATCAATTTACCCTCCATTTTGCCCGTTATCAAGCGACTTCTAGCGCCCTGGTGACAGGAGGATCTTTAGCCGCGGCCAGTGTAGAAAATCAACTCGCCCTCCAAGCAGCTAAACGGGGTATGGTCATGACCGCAGCCCGTTATGGCACAATTAGGAGTCTATTTGCCGTTGTTGGCCCGATTTTGTGGGGGTGGTTTATCGCCGATTTAGGATGGCGGGCGATCGCCACTAATTATGGTCGCATTATTCCGGCAATTTTTGCCTTAGCCCAAATTCGTCTAACTCGTGAGGACTGTTGGGAATTCGCTTAA
- a CDS encoding tetratricopeptide repeat protein, protein MTDQSHYQPSNSPELSLPQQYQNFIEQAITATLQGKILSKEQLYQMVVKEIQSGTGEIFERCLNERVRIAQEQLEHQTSEAKKAKISRQIRALDTIGGVWERWQKEKQDINIYSQASEDILQASPQDRFSILLQKLDLNQTNSLNRNQIKQLADSLTKTADSLNSSEEANQLHLFSRGLLKGLESFRNLENDLVSWIYQGGNKSVGFEGIPGSNSPWTIWAKRLDSPLPRHLFELQALNQPVTELAKTQNYQDISAWIELVIILRSLQQGLVNWFDQQPYSATWGKRLSNATLLTFAVIWCELSNGLQQATNLNSLTRQLLAKGCFQITLQILRTFAQRPDFPLYGGVFVSFWGDSLRDTLNYLSEPLRQIEGTQEKGRILTILGYSQRTLGRYEQANTFHQEALRIAQDAGDNLCQIANFNHLSRNSIAQKEYAIAINYSQRALILARQTGDRLGEANALANLGYSQVLAAQATEEISLEVYQQNISYLEQGLQLSERLEDHQSLALCYNSLGIAYLVINQPTVAYDYLEKAVKAAQLVRDLYLQGISFTYLAEAYYNLNQVERAVYNGCLGMYLLERIGTKEWRGAAGLLTVIQGRVGQEKFQSLIVQYRPKLIEIIGVEGVDHLPQLLKQYQE, encoded by the coding sequence ATGACTGATCAATCTCATTATCAGCCCTCAAATTCTCCAGAACTCTCATTACCACAGCAATATCAAAATTTTATCGAACAAGCGATCACCGCAACTCTCCAAGGTAAAATTCTCTCAAAAGAGCAACTCTATCAAATGGTAGTTAAAGAAATCCAATCCGGAACCGGTGAAATCTTTGAACGCTGTTTAAATGAACGAGTGAGGATAGCACAAGAACAACTCGAACACCAAACCAGTGAAGCAAAAAAAGCTAAAATTAGTCGTCAAATAAGAGCATTAGACACGATTGGAGGGGTTTGGGAAAGATGGCAAAAAGAAAAACAAGACATCAATATTTATTCTCAAGCCAGTGAGGATATTCTTCAGGCATCACCTCAAGATCGTTTTTCTATTTTATTACAAAAACTTGACCTCAATCAAACTAATAGTCTTAACCGAAATCAGATTAAACAATTAGCTGATTCTTTGACTAAAACGGCTGACTCTCTTAATAGTTCAGAAGAAGCAAATCAATTACATTTATTTTCTAGAGGACTTTTAAAAGGATTAGAATCTTTTCGGAATTTAGAGAATGATCTGGTTAGCTGGATTTATCAAGGAGGGAATAAATCTGTCGGTTTTGAAGGAATACCGGGTTCAAATAGTCCTTGGACAATTTGGGCTAAACGTTTAGATAGTCCTCTTCCCCGTCATTTATTTGAATTGCAAGCGCTTAATCAACCCGTAACCGAACTCGCTAAAACTCAAAATTATCAAGATATTAGTGCTTGGATAGAACTTGTCATTATTCTGAGGAGTTTACAACAAGGATTAGTGAATTGGTTTGATCAACAACCTTATAGTGCTACCTGGGGAAAACGATTATCTAATGCCACTTTACTCACTTTTGCTGTGATTTGGTGTGAGTTATCTAATGGGTTACAACAAGCAACTAATCTCAATTCTCTGACTCGTCAACTATTAGCAAAAGGCTGTTTTCAAATCACATTACAAATTTTAAGAACCTTTGCCCAACGGCCAGATTTTCCCCTATATGGAGGAGTTTTTGTCTCATTTTGGGGCGATAGTTTACGGGATACCCTTAATTATTTGAGTGAACCTTTAAGACAAATCGAAGGCACTCAAGAAAAGGGGCGCATTCTCACCATACTCGGTTATTCTCAGCGAACTTTAGGGCGATATGAACAAGCAAATACTTTTCATCAAGAAGCCCTAAGAATTGCTCAAGATGCGGGAGATAATCTCTGTCAAATTGCTAATTTTAATCATCTCAGTCGCAACAGTATTGCTCAAAAAGAATATGCGATCGCTATTAATTATAGTCAAAGAGCCTTAATTTTAGCGCGTCAAACGGGGGATAGATTAGGAGAAGCTAACGCTCTCGCCAATTTAGGTTATAGTCAAGTTTTAGCCGCTCAAGCAACAGAAGAAATCAGCCTAGAAGTTTATCAACAAAACATCAGTTATTTAGAACAAGGATTGCAATTATCAGAACGATTAGAAGATCATCAAAGTTTAGCTCTGTGTTACAATAGTTTGGGTATTGCTTATTTGGTGATTAATCAGCCGACCGTAGCCTATGATTATCTAGAAAAAGCAGTTAAAGCAGCGCAATTAGTCCGAGATTTATATCTTCAAGGGATCAGTTTTACCTATTTAGCAGAAGCTTATTACAATCTCAATCAAGTAGAAAGAGCCGTCTATAATGGGTGTTTGGGAATGTATTTATTAGAGCGTATCGGGACTAAAGAATGGCGAGGAGCAGCCGGGCTATTAACGGTTATTCAAGGTCGAGTAGGACAGGAAAAATTTCAGAGTTTAATCGTACAATATCGCCCTAAACTGATAGAAATTATTGGCGTTGAAGGGGTCGATCATCTTCCCCAACTCTTAAAACAATATCAAGAATAG
- a CDS encoding aminotransferase class V-fold PLP-dependent enzyme produces the protein MVNSIHSLHQIEKHRQEFPGLNNKIYFNFGGQGTLPRCALEAIIDAHNYLQLQGPFSIKVNTWIQHKTEQLREEIASELGATPQSITLTENVTAGCNIVLWGIDWQKGDHILLSDCEHPGIIAIIKELARRFEIEFSTCPIKETLNGGDPVTVIAQHLRPNTRLLVITHLLWNTGQLLPLKDIVKLCHHHGPGEKQIRVLVDAAQSVGSIPLNLRDIQVDYYAFTGHKWLCGPAGVGALYIRPQMIESLHPTFIGWRGIEQDPFGYPVGWKNNGQRFEVATSAYPQYEGLRAAIALHHQWGTPETRYQRICELSAYLWQQLSEFEGIQCLKNSPPQGGLVSFQPKYKISSQTLVQALEKRGFLLRTLSNPNCVRACIHYFTLPAEIEQLVEAIKNIVTNSNELT, from the coding sequence ATGGTTAATAGTATCCACAGTCTTCATCAAATCGAAAAGCACCGTCAAGAATTTCCGGGATTAAATAATAAAATTTATTTTAATTTTGGGGGACAGGGTACATTACCCCGTTGTGCCTTAGAAGCAATTATTGATGCTCATAATTATCTTCAGCTACAAGGGCCTTTTTCGATTAAGGTCAATACTTGGATTCAACATAAAACAGAACAATTAAGAGAAGAAATCGCCTCGGAATTAGGAGCAACGCCTCAATCAATTACTTTAACTGAAAATGTAACAGCCGGGTGTAATATTGTTTTATGGGGCATTGACTGGCAAAAGGGAGACCATATTTTATTAAGTGACTGTGAGCATCCGGGAATTATTGCGATTATCAAAGAACTCGCTCGCCGCTTTGAAATTGAATTTTCTACTTGTCCGATCAAAGAAACCCTCAACGGGGGTGATCCCGTTACGGTTATTGCTCAACATTTACGCCCTAATACTCGCTTATTAGTGATTACTCATCTCCTTTGGAATACGGGACAATTATTACCCTTAAAAGATATTGTTAAATTGTGTCATCATCACGGGCCAGGAGAAAAACAGATTCGTGTTTTAGTGGATGCCGCTCAATCAGTCGGATCTATCCCTCTAAATTTAAGGGATATACAAGTCGATTATTATGCCTTTACAGGACATAAATGGTTATGTGGGCCAGCCGGAGTTGGTGCTTTATATATTCGCCCTCAAATGATTGAGAGTTTACACCCTACCTTTATTGGATGGCGAGGGATTGAACAAGATCCCTTTGGATACCCCGTCGGATGGAAAAATAACGGACAACGTTTTGAGGTGGCAACTTCTGCTTATCCTCAGTATGAAGGGTTACGGGCGGCGATCGCGCTTCATCATCAATGGGGAACACCTGAAACTCGATATCAGCGCATTTGTGAGTTGAGTGCATATCTTTGGCAACAATTATCTGAATTTGAGGGGATACAATGTCTGAAAAATTCTCCGCCACAAGGGGGATTAGTCTCTTTTCAACCTAAATATAAGATCTCTTCTCAAACCTTAGTTCAAGCCTTAGAAAAAAGAGGATTTCTCTTAAGAACCTTATCTAATCCTAATTGTGTCCGGGCTTGTATTCATTATTTTACTTTACCGGCAGAAATTGAACAGTTAGTTGAAGCGATTAAAAATATAGTGACTAATTCAAATGAGTTGACTTAA
- a CDS encoding O-antigen ligase family protein: protein MGNEKKPSLTWQWNWVKVSVLIFPLLSKLGGLGLLIAAIGIARQDYRLILKYPPNWVIALFSLWLIITSELAHDPQEALLGVANFLPFLFLFVTYTLLIQTPSQLRQLAWMLVIPSSLIVLLGLGQLYLGWELPPSISFLSGKLVPYGQPTGRMSSLFMYANLLGFYLLIVFILGLGLAIETFQRWQIEKKKAIGRVLGFLTFTLVADGIGLLLSNSRNAWGLALLACIAFAVYLGWVWILGVIGVIIGAVAGASWGPSPLKEGLRVIVPAFFWARLSDQLYPDRPVETLRITQWKFVGHLITQRPLTGWGLRNFTPLYQAEMGIWMGHPHNLFLMLLAETGLIGTGLLCGLVGWILFKAVGLLGFYASKETEELITNKRDKLILFTYLVAWGSCILFNCFDVTMLDGKINVIGWLLLAAISGIVYRSLNRKLTPLKDVSWG from the coding sequence ATGGGTAATGAGAAAAAGCCAAGTTTAACATGGCAATGGAACTGGGTTAAAGTATCCGTTTTAATCTTTCCTCTGCTTTCAAAATTGGGAGGATTAGGCTTATTAATTGCAGCAATTGGCATTGCTCGGCAAGATTATCGTCTCATCTTGAAATATCCCCCCAATTGGGTCATAGCCCTTTTTAGTTTGTGGTTAATTATTACTTCAGAATTAGCCCATGATCCTCAAGAAGCTTTGTTAGGAGTGGCTAATTTTTTACCCTTTTTATTTTTGTTTGTTACCTATACCCTTTTAATTCAAACTCCCTCCCAACTCCGTCAGTTAGCCTGGATGTTAGTCATTCCCAGTAGTTTGATCGTTCTGTTAGGATTAGGTCAACTTTATTTAGGTTGGGAACTTCCCCCCTCAATCAGTTTCTTGAGTGGGAAATTAGTCCCCTACGGACAACCAACGGGAAGAATGTCTTCTCTGTTTATGTACGCTAATCTCTTAGGATTTTATTTACTGATTGTTTTTATTCTGGGATTAGGATTAGCCATAGAAACTTTCCAACGTTGGCAAATCGAAAAAAAGAAAGCTATCGGACGAGTTTTAGGGTTTTTAACTTTTACCTTAGTAGCTGATGGAATCGGATTACTTTTAAGTAATTCTCGCAATGCCTGGGGACTGGCTTTACTCGCTTGTATTGCCTTTGCTGTCTATTTAGGGTGGGTTTGGATTTTAGGGGTAATTGGGGTCATAATCGGGGCAGTTGCCGGGGCAAGTTGGGGGCCATCTCCCCTCAAAGAAGGATTAAGGGTAATCGTTCCTGCCTTTTTTTGGGCTAGACTTTCGGATCAATTATATCCCGATCGCCCTGTAGAAACTCTCCGTATTACTCAATGGAAATTTGTGGGACATTTGATTACTCAACGACCTTTAACTGGGTGGGGATTGCGAAATTTTACCCCCTTATATCAGGCTGAAATGGGAATTTGGATGGGACATCCTCACAATTTATTTTTAATGTTATTGGCAGAAACCGGCCTTATTGGCACAGGTTTATTATGTGGGTTAGTGGGTTGGATTTTATTTAAAGCAGTGGGTTTACTGGGATTTTATGCTTCAAAAGAGACTGAGGAATTGATAACAAATAAACGGGATAAATTAATTCTGTTTACTTACTTAGTCGCTTGGGGAAGTTGTATTTTATTTAATTGTTTTGATGTGACAATGTTAGATGGAAAAATTAATGTCATCGGCTGGTTACTGTTAGCTGCTATTAGTGGAATCGTCTATCGATCGCTCAACCGTAAATTAACACCCCTAAAAGATGTTTCTTGGGGTTAA